From Andrena cerasifolii isolate SP2316 chromosome 12, iyAndCera1_principal, whole genome shotgun sequence, a single genomic window includes:
- the LOC143375011 gene encoding RING finger protein 207 isoform X1, with protein sequence MASSGSVVDGVGENDGTAGVTGGGTRNPFICGVCHDYYNEPCLLSCFHTFCARCIRGPHLDGKVSCPICGQQTQLKDGAQLPPPDQLILQLVELTNSENPPCANCDKHDKSSMFFCTTCGQALCTHCRENTHRAKMFSTHEVVHMSKCAKDNQRRCPLHGEQYIMYSQSAKCMLCATCFRDTPADARPHCVDIESAWQQASKKMERAVNSICELQAGIRDGVVALKSQLDELRHSRESEQRALNTFCQGMQEVITKTHGTVLTELQRQFESKERVVRGQLFSLGSALPVLQMHLMLCTAFTSGATKYQFLELAHPMLERLSRVAQLGYPSRPPLLTAHLKTNYRCEFARALQPFVGQSQASKESLYDQTHGMGQQEPPVIQSSKTTQRIPPKSGGESGPFSHHCRTFDTQLKELNQQLLTVKERLGELHRDVALLRRANTPPLGTRYDHVARDCRVLRQQLENHQIELERLKNVFDTLWDEQLCRIHIEKDIFHSQMNDILSLRNQVKQLQNLAQQLEPFIKSFTTGVSAGEVSMSASDAASNQQLQVLLEHLARLQMQEPPQQPQTQAPTKEHRHSRNTSTSADNALYMKESKEMPTRCRTPSGGVGAVLDSSGNIVVYGTAKSTDSKRGVLSQLMEKAWTKEDRKKSPGREEGRDRSQSRRSRKSPDSAKPKTPPGHSTTSKVRSLYRSLKGGSGDTSAEGLDQPERCTDAQKPQSHTAAGEEGEYQRISEASSLGEAKKRVQAQVHAVPDEQPLPANKGTKVYPASDPEDVLYGDDKASTEVRRRRRASCDSLSTTGSGSRRSSIADGTVGESVPDPRKTLVVLIGPTPAKSSLVQKQRSWETFPRLKSKRSSTTAAEGTASSFGQLKKADSFEGHEETVRTLVAAVQETRSHLRHHHAYHHRHHRKSKTN encoded by the exons ATGGCGAGCTCCGGGTCGGTGGTCGACGGCGTCGGCGAAAACGACGGTACGGCAGGCGTAACCGGTGGCGGGACCAGGAATCCTTTCATCTGCGGCGTCTGCCACGACTACTACAACGAGCCTTGTCTGCTGTCCTGCTTCCACACCTTCTGTGCCCGTTGCATACGCGGCCCTCATCTTGATGGAAAGGTCTCCTGTCCCATCTGCGG GCAACAGACACAGCTGAAGGATGGGGCACAACTACCACCACCCGATCAGCTGATACTACAGTTGGTTGAGCTAACGAACTCTGAGAATCCACCCTGTGCCAATTGCGACAAGCATGACAAGTCTTCTATGTTCTTTTGTACAACATGTG GACAAGCACTGTGCACCCACTGCAGGGAGAATACTCACCGTGCGAAGATGTTCTCCACGCACGAGGTGGTGCACATGAGCAAATGTGCCAAGGACAACCAGCGTCGCTGCCCCCTCCACGGTGAACAGTACATAATGTACAGCCAGAGCGCAAAATGCATGCTCTGTGCGACGTGCTTCCGCGACACGCCGGCGGACGCCAGGCCCCACTGCGTAGACATCGAGAGCGCCTGGCAGCAGGcgtcgaagaagatggagaGGGCGGTGAACTCGATCTGCGAGCTGCAGGCGGGCATCAGGGACGGCGTGGTGGCCCTGAAATCGCAGCTGGACGAGCTACGGCACAGCAGGGAGTCGGAGCAAAGGGCGCTCAACACCTTCTGCCAGGGAATGCAGGAGGTGATCACGAAAACCCACGGGACGGTACTGACGGAGCTCCAACGGCAGTTCGAGAGCAAAGAGAGGGTGGTCCGTGGTCAGCTGTTCTCCCTAGGTAGCGCGCTTCCCGTACTACAGATGCATTTGATGTTGTGCACCGCTTTCACCAGCGGCGCGACGAAATATCAATTTCTCGAGCTAGCCCATCCGATGCTGGAGCGGTTGAGCCGCGTGGCCCAGCTGGGATACCCGTCGAGGCCGCCTTTGCTCACCGCCCACCTAAAGACCAACTACAGGTGCGAGTTCGCCAGGGCGTTGCAGCCGTTCGTCGGTCAGTCCCAGGCGTCCAAGGAGTCCCTGTACGACCAGACCCACGGGATGGGCCAGCAGGAGCCGCCTGTGATTCAG AGCAGCAAGACCACCCAGAGGATCCCGCCAAAGAGTGGAGGCGAAAGTGGGCCCTTCTCCCATCACTGCCGAACCTTTGACACTCAGCTCAAGGAATTGAACCAACAGTTGCTCACGGTGAAAGAAAGGCTGGGGGAGCTTCATCGTGACGTGGCTCTTCTCCGAAGGGCCAACACCCCCCCGTTGGGGACCCGCTACGACCACGTGGCCAGGGACTGTCGGGTGTTGAGGCAGCAGTTGGAAAACCATCAGATAGAGTTAGAACGGCTCAAGAACGTCTTCGACACGTTATGGGACGAGCAGTTGTGCAGGATCCACATAGAGAAGGACATCTTTCATTCTCAG ATGAACGACATCCTGTCGCTGAGGAATCAGGTGAAGCAGCTGCAGAACCTGGCCCAGCAGCTGGAGCCGTTCATAAAGTCCTTCACGACCGGAGTCAGCGCTGGCGAAGTGAGCATGTCAGCCTCGGACGCTGCCAGCAACCAGCAGCTACAAGTGCTGCTGGAGCATTTGGCGCGCTTGCAGATGCAGGAGCCGCCGCAGCAACCGCAGACCCAAGCTCCCACCAAGGAGCACCGCCACTCGCGTAACACTTCCACCAGCGCCGACAACGCGCTCTATATGAAAG AGTCGAAGGAGATGCCGACGCGTTGTCGCACACCCTCGGGCGGTGTGGGTGCAGTGCTCGACTCAAGCGGGAACATCGTGGTTTACGGAACGGCCAAGTCCACCGACTCGAAGAGAGGAGTCCTGAGTCAATTGATGGAAAAGGCCTGGACCAAGGAGGACCGGAAGAAGTCGCCGGGTAGAGAGGAGGGCCGCGATCGCAGCCAGAGCCGGCGATCGAGGAAGTCACCGGACAGCGCCAAGCCGAAGACACCGCCCGGCCACTCGACCACCAGCAAAGTACGCTCCCTGTATCGGTCCCTGAAGGGTGGCAGCGGCGACACCTCCGCCGAGGGACTCGACCAACCGGAACGGTGCACAGACGCCCAGAAACCACAGTCACACACGGCTG CAGGCGAGGAAGGGGAGTACCAACGAATCTCCGAGGCGTCGAGCCTAGGGGAGGCCAAGAAACGCGTGCAGGCCCAGGTGCATGCGGTTCCTGACGAGCAACCGCTCCCTGCTAACAAGGGCACTAAGGTGTACCCTGCCAGCGACCCGGAAGACGTCCTCTACGGAGACGATAAAGCGTCCACGGAAGTGAGGAGGCGTCGGCGAGCCAGCTGCGACAGCCTCAGCACCACCGGGTCCGGCAGCAGGCGGTCAAGCATCGCGGATGGGACGGTAGGTGAATCCGTTCCGGATCCAAGGAAAACGCTGGTTGTGTTGATCGGGCCTACGCCTGCGAAGTCGTCTCTGGTGCAGAAGCAGCGCTCCTGGGAAACGTTCCCCAGGCTAAAAAGCAAGCGCAGCAGTACCACTGCTGCCGAGGGGACTGCTTCCTCTTTCGGCCAGCTGAAAAAAGCAGACAGCTTCGAGGGACACGAGGAAACGGTGCGCACCTTGGTGGCAGCGGTGCAGGAGACCAGGTCTCACCTGCGACACCATCACGCGTACCACCATCGCCATCACCGCAAGAGCAAGACAAACTAA
- the LOC143375011 gene encoding RING finger protein 207 isoform X3 — protein MASSGSVVDGVGENDGTAGVTGGGTRNPFICGVCHDYYNEPCLLSCFHTFCARCIRGPHLDGKVSCPICGQQTQLKDGAQLPPPDQLILQLVELTNSENPPCANCDKHDKSSMFFCTTCGQALCTHCRENTHRAKMFSTHEVVHMSKCAKDNQRRCPLHGEQYIMYSQSAKCMLCATCFRDTPADARPHCVDIESAWQQASKKMERAVNSICELQAGIRDGVVALKSQLDELRHSRESEQRALNTFCQGMQEVITKTHGTVLTELQRQFESKERVVRGQLFSLAHPMLERLSRVAQLGYPSRPPLLTAHLKTNYRCEFARALQPFVGQSQASKESLYDQTHGMGQQEPPVIQSSKTTQRIPPKSGGESGPFSHHCRTFDTQLKELNQQLLTVKERLGELHRDVALLRRANTPPLGTRYDHVARDCRVLRQQLENHQIELERLKNVFDTLWDEQLCRIHIEKDIFHSQMNDILSLRNQVKQLQNLAQQLEPFIKSFTTGVSAGEVSMSASDAASNQQLQVLLEHLARLQMQEPPQQPQTQAPTKEHRHSRNTSTSADNALYMKESKEMPTRCRTPSGGVGAVLDSSGNIVVYGTAKSTDSKRGVLSQLMEKAWTKEDRKKSPGREEGRDRSQSRRSRKSPDSAKPKTPPGHSTTSKVRSLYRSLKGGSGDTSAEGLDQPERCTDAQKPQSHTAAGEEGEYQRISEASSLGEAKKRVQAQVHAVPDEQPLPANKGTKVYPASDPEDVLYGDDKASTEVRRRRRASCDSLSTTGSGSRRSSIADGTVGESVPDPRKTLVVLIGPTPAKSSLVQKQRSWETFPRLKSKRSSTTAAEGTASSFGQLKKADSFEGHEETVRTLVAAVQETRSHLRHHHAYHHRHHRKSKTN, from the exons ATGGCGAGCTCCGGGTCGGTGGTCGACGGCGTCGGCGAAAACGACGGTACGGCAGGCGTAACCGGTGGCGGGACCAGGAATCCTTTCATCTGCGGCGTCTGCCACGACTACTACAACGAGCCTTGTCTGCTGTCCTGCTTCCACACCTTCTGTGCCCGTTGCATACGCGGCCCTCATCTTGATGGAAAGGTCTCCTGTCCCATCTGCGG GCAACAGACACAGCTGAAGGATGGGGCACAACTACCACCACCCGATCAGCTGATACTACAGTTGGTTGAGCTAACGAACTCTGAGAATCCACCCTGTGCCAATTGCGACAAGCATGACAAGTCTTCTATGTTCTTTTGTACAACATGTG GACAAGCACTGTGCACCCACTGCAGGGAGAATACTCACCGTGCGAAGATGTTCTCCACGCACGAGGTGGTGCACATGAGCAAATGTGCCAAGGACAACCAGCGTCGCTGCCCCCTCCACGGTGAACAGTACATAATGTACAGCCAGAGCGCAAAATGCATGCTCTGTGCGACGTGCTTCCGCGACACGCCGGCGGACGCCAGGCCCCACTGCGTAGACATCGAGAGCGCCTGGCAGCAGGcgtcgaagaagatggagaGGGCGGTGAACTCGATCTGCGAGCTGCAGGCGGGCATCAGGGACGGCGTGGTGGCCCTGAAATCGCAGCTGGACGAGCTACGGCACAGCAGGGAGTCGGAGCAAAGGGCGCTCAACACCTTCTGCCAGGGAATGCAGGAGGTGATCACGAAAACCCACGGGACGGTACTGACGGAGCTCCAACGGCAGTTCGAGAGCAAAGAGAGGGTGGTCCGTGGTCAGCTGTTCTCCCTAG CCCATCCGATGCTGGAGCGGTTGAGCCGCGTGGCCCAGCTGGGATACCCGTCGAGGCCGCCTTTGCTCACCGCCCACCTAAAGACCAACTACAGGTGCGAGTTCGCCAGGGCGTTGCAGCCGTTCGTCGGTCAGTCCCAGGCGTCCAAGGAGTCCCTGTACGACCAGACCCACGGGATGGGCCAGCAGGAGCCGCCTGTGATTCAG AGCAGCAAGACCACCCAGAGGATCCCGCCAAAGAGTGGAGGCGAAAGTGGGCCCTTCTCCCATCACTGCCGAACCTTTGACACTCAGCTCAAGGAATTGAACCAACAGTTGCTCACGGTGAAAGAAAGGCTGGGGGAGCTTCATCGTGACGTGGCTCTTCTCCGAAGGGCCAACACCCCCCCGTTGGGGACCCGCTACGACCACGTGGCCAGGGACTGTCGGGTGTTGAGGCAGCAGTTGGAAAACCATCAGATAGAGTTAGAACGGCTCAAGAACGTCTTCGACACGTTATGGGACGAGCAGTTGTGCAGGATCCACATAGAGAAGGACATCTTTCATTCTCAG ATGAACGACATCCTGTCGCTGAGGAATCAGGTGAAGCAGCTGCAGAACCTGGCCCAGCAGCTGGAGCCGTTCATAAAGTCCTTCACGACCGGAGTCAGCGCTGGCGAAGTGAGCATGTCAGCCTCGGACGCTGCCAGCAACCAGCAGCTACAAGTGCTGCTGGAGCATTTGGCGCGCTTGCAGATGCAGGAGCCGCCGCAGCAACCGCAGACCCAAGCTCCCACCAAGGAGCACCGCCACTCGCGTAACACTTCCACCAGCGCCGACAACGCGCTCTATATGAAAG AGTCGAAGGAGATGCCGACGCGTTGTCGCACACCCTCGGGCGGTGTGGGTGCAGTGCTCGACTCAAGCGGGAACATCGTGGTTTACGGAACGGCCAAGTCCACCGACTCGAAGAGAGGAGTCCTGAGTCAATTGATGGAAAAGGCCTGGACCAAGGAGGACCGGAAGAAGTCGCCGGGTAGAGAGGAGGGCCGCGATCGCAGCCAGAGCCGGCGATCGAGGAAGTCACCGGACAGCGCCAAGCCGAAGACACCGCCCGGCCACTCGACCACCAGCAAAGTACGCTCCCTGTATCGGTCCCTGAAGGGTGGCAGCGGCGACACCTCCGCCGAGGGACTCGACCAACCGGAACGGTGCACAGACGCCCAGAAACCACAGTCACACACGGCTG CAGGCGAGGAAGGGGAGTACCAACGAATCTCCGAGGCGTCGAGCCTAGGGGAGGCCAAGAAACGCGTGCAGGCCCAGGTGCATGCGGTTCCTGACGAGCAACCGCTCCCTGCTAACAAGGGCACTAAGGTGTACCCTGCCAGCGACCCGGAAGACGTCCTCTACGGAGACGATAAAGCGTCCACGGAAGTGAGGAGGCGTCGGCGAGCCAGCTGCGACAGCCTCAGCACCACCGGGTCCGGCAGCAGGCGGTCAAGCATCGCGGATGGGACGGTAGGTGAATCCGTTCCGGATCCAAGGAAAACGCTGGTTGTGTTGATCGGGCCTACGCCTGCGAAGTCGTCTCTGGTGCAGAAGCAGCGCTCCTGGGAAACGTTCCCCAGGCTAAAAAGCAAGCGCAGCAGTACCACTGCTGCCGAGGGGACTGCTTCCTCTTTCGGCCAGCTGAAAAAAGCAGACAGCTTCGAGGGACACGAGGAAACGGTGCGCACCTTGGTGGCAGCGGTGCAGGAGACCAGGTCTCACCTGCGACACCATCACGCGTACCACCATCGCCATCACCGCAAGAGCAAGACAAACTAA
- the LOC143375011 gene encoding RING finger protein 207 isoform X5, translated as MASSGSVVDGVGENDGTAGVTGGGTRNPFICGVCHDYYNEPCLLSCFHTFCARCIRGPHLDGKVSCPICGQQTQLKDGAQLPPPDQLILQLVELTNSENPPCANCDKHDKSSMFFCTTCGQALCTHCRENTHRAKMFSTHEVVHMSKCAKDNQRRCPLHGEQYIMYSQSAKCMLCATCFRDTPADARPHCVDIESAWQQASKKMERAVNSICELQAGIRDGVVALKSQLDELRHSRESEQRALNTFCQGMQEVITKTHGTVLTELQRQFESKERVVRGQLFSLGSALPVLQMHLMLCTAFTSGATKYQFLELAHPMLERLSRVAQLGYPSRPPLLTAHLKTNYRCEFARALQPFVGQSQASKESLYDQTHGMGQQEPPVIQSSKTTQRIPPKSGGESGPFSHHCRTFDTQLKELNQQLLTVKERLGELHRDVALLRRANTPPLGTRYDHVARDCRVLRQQLENHQIELERLKNVFDTLWDEQLCRIHIEKDIFHSQMNDILSLRNQVKQLQNLAQQLEPFIKSFTTGVSAGEVSMSASDAASNQQLQVLLEHLARLQMQEPPQQPQTQAPTKEHRHSRNTSTSADNALYMKESKEMPTRCRTPSGGVGAVLDSSGNIVVYGTAKSTDSKRGVLSQLMEKAWTKEDRKKSPGREEGRDRSQSRRSRKSPDSAKPKTPPGHSTTSKVRSLYRSLKGGSGDTSAEGLDQPERCTDAQKPQSHTAAGEEGEYQRISEASSLGEAKKRVQAQVHAVPDEQPLPANKGTKVYPASDPEDVLYGDDKASTEVRRRRRASCDSLSTTGSGSRRSSIADGTLGRVRLSGREPSTLQKTPSITRSGKYYRGDYTLRSH; from the exons ATGGCGAGCTCCGGGTCGGTGGTCGACGGCGTCGGCGAAAACGACGGTACGGCAGGCGTAACCGGTGGCGGGACCAGGAATCCTTTCATCTGCGGCGTCTGCCACGACTACTACAACGAGCCTTGTCTGCTGTCCTGCTTCCACACCTTCTGTGCCCGTTGCATACGCGGCCCTCATCTTGATGGAAAGGTCTCCTGTCCCATCTGCGG GCAACAGACACAGCTGAAGGATGGGGCACAACTACCACCACCCGATCAGCTGATACTACAGTTGGTTGAGCTAACGAACTCTGAGAATCCACCCTGTGCCAATTGCGACAAGCATGACAAGTCTTCTATGTTCTTTTGTACAACATGTG GACAAGCACTGTGCACCCACTGCAGGGAGAATACTCACCGTGCGAAGATGTTCTCCACGCACGAGGTGGTGCACATGAGCAAATGTGCCAAGGACAACCAGCGTCGCTGCCCCCTCCACGGTGAACAGTACATAATGTACAGCCAGAGCGCAAAATGCATGCTCTGTGCGACGTGCTTCCGCGACACGCCGGCGGACGCCAGGCCCCACTGCGTAGACATCGAGAGCGCCTGGCAGCAGGcgtcgaagaagatggagaGGGCGGTGAACTCGATCTGCGAGCTGCAGGCGGGCATCAGGGACGGCGTGGTGGCCCTGAAATCGCAGCTGGACGAGCTACGGCACAGCAGGGAGTCGGAGCAAAGGGCGCTCAACACCTTCTGCCAGGGAATGCAGGAGGTGATCACGAAAACCCACGGGACGGTACTGACGGAGCTCCAACGGCAGTTCGAGAGCAAAGAGAGGGTGGTCCGTGGTCAGCTGTTCTCCCTAGGTAGCGCGCTTCCCGTACTACAGATGCATTTGATGTTGTGCACCGCTTTCACCAGCGGCGCGACGAAATATCAATTTCTCGAGCTAGCCCATCCGATGCTGGAGCGGTTGAGCCGCGTGGCCCAGCTGGGATACCCGTCGAGGCCGCCTTTGCTCACCGCCCACCTAAAGACCAACTACAGGTGCGAGTTCGCCAGGGCGTTGCAGCCGTTCGTCGGTCAGTCCCAGGCGTCCAAGGAGTCCCTGTACGACCAGACCCACGGGATGGGCCAGCAGGAGCCGCCTGTGATTCAG AGCAGCAAGACCACCCAGAGGATCCCGCCAAAGAGTGGAGGCGAAAGTGGGCCCTTCTCCCATCACTGCCGAACCTTTGACACTCAGCTCAAGGAATTGAACCAACAGTTGCTCACGGTGAAAGAAAGGCTGGGGGAGCTTCATCGTGACGTGGCTCTTCTCCGAAGGGCCAACACCCCCCCGTTGGGGACCCGCTACGACCACGTGGCCAGGGACTGTCGGGTGTTGAGGCAGCAGTTGGAAAACCATCAGATAGAGTTAGAACGGCTCAAGAACGTCTTCGACACGTTATGGGACGAGCAGTTGTGCAGGATCCACATAGAGAAGGACATCTTTCATTCTCAG ATGAACGACATCCTGTCGCTGAGGAATCAGGTGAAGCAGCTGCAGAACCTGGCCCAGCAGCTGGAGCCGTTCATAAAGTCCTTCACGACCGGAGTCAGCGCTGGCGAAGTGAGCATGTCAGCCTCGGACGCTGCCAGCAACCAGCAGCTACAAGTGCTGCTGGAGCATTTGGCGCGCTTGCAGATGCAGGAGCCGCCGCAGCAACCGCAGACCCAAGCTCCCACCAAGGAGCACCGCCACTCGCGTAACACTTCCACCAGCGCCGACAACGCGCTCTATATGAAAG AGTCGAAGGAGATGCCGACGCGTTGTCGCACACCCTCGGGCGGTGTGGGTGCAGTGCTCGACTCAAGCGGGAACATCGTGGTTTACGGAACGGCCAAGTCCACCGACTCGAAGAGAGGAGTCCTGAGTCAATTGATGGAAAAGGCCTGGACCAAGGAGGACCGGAAGAAGTCGCCGGGTAGAGAGGAGGGCCGCGATCGCAGCCAGAGCCGGCGATCGAGGAAGTCACCGGACAGCGCCAAGCCGAAGACACCGCCCGGCCACTCGACCACCAGCAAAGTACGCTCCCTGTATCGGTCCCTGAAGGGTGGCAGCGGCGACACCTCCGCCGAGGGACTCGACCAACCGGAACGGTGCACAGACGCCCAGAAACCACAGTCACACACGGCTG CAGGCGAGGAAGGGGAGTACCAACGAATCTCCGAGGCGTCGAGCCTAGGGGAGGCCAAGAAACGCGTGCAGGCCCAGGTGCATGCGGTTCCTGACGAGCAACCGCTCCCTGCTAACAAGGGCACTAAGGTGTACCCTGCCAGCGACCCGGAAGACGTCCTCTACGGAGACGATAAAGCGTCCACGGAAGTGAGGAGGCGTCGGCGAGCCAGCTGCGACAGCCTCAGCACCACCGGGTCCGGCAGCAGGCGGTCAAGCATCGCGGATGGGACG CTCGGCCGCGTTCGGCTATCCGGGAGAGAGCCGTCAACCCTCCAGAAAACGCCTAGCATAACACGTTCGGGAAAGTATTATCGGGGGGACTATACCCTTCGGTCACATTAG
- the LOC143375011 gene encoding RING finger protein 207 isoform X2: protein MASSGSVVDGVGENDGTAGVTGGGTRNPFICGVCHDYYNEPCLLSCFHTFCARCIRGPHLDGKVSCPICGQQTQLKDGAQLPPPDQLILQLVELTNSENPPCANCDKHDKSSMFFCTTCGQALCTHCRENTHRAKMFSTHEVVHMSKCAKDNQRRCPLHGEQYIMYSQSAKCMLCATCFRDTPADARPHCVDIESAWQQASKKMERAVNSICELQAGIRDGVVALKSQLDELRHSRESEQRALNTFCQGMQEVITKTHGTVLTELQRQFESKERVVRGQLFSLGSALPVLQMHLMLCTAFTSGATKYQFLELAHPMLERLSRVAQLGYPSRPPLLTAHLKTNYRCEFARALQPFVGQSQASKESLYDQTHGMGQQEPPVIQSSKTTQRIPPKSGGESGPFSHHCRTFDTQLKELNQQLLTVKERLGELHRDVALLRRANTPPLGTRYDHVARDCRVLRQQLENHQIELERLKNVFDTLWDEQLCRIHIEKDIFHSQMNDILSLRNQVKQLQNLAQQLEPFIKSFTTGVSAGEVSMSASDAASNQQLQVLLEHLARLQMQEPPQQPQTQAPTKEHRHSRNTSTSADNALYMKESKEMPTRCRTPSGGVGAVLDSSGNIVVYGTAKSTDSKRGVLSQLMEKAWTKEDRKKSPGREEGRDRSQSRRSRKSPDSAKPKTPPGHSTTSKVRSLYRSLKGGSGDTSAEGLDQPERCTDAQKPQSHTAGEEGEYQRISEASSLGEAKKRVQAQVHAVPDEQPLPANKGTKVYPASDPEDVLYGDDKASTEVRRRRRASCDSLSTTGSGSRRSSIADGTVGESVPDPRKTLVVLIGPTPAKSSLVQKQRSWETFPRLKSKRSSTTAAEGTASSFGQLKKADSFEGHEETVRTLVAAVQETRSHLRHHHAYHHRHHRKSKTN from the exons ATGGCGAGCTCCGGGTCGGTGGTCGACGGCGTCGGCGAAAACGACGGTACGGCAGGCGTAACCGGTGGCGGGACCAGGAATCCTTTCATCTGCGGCGTCTGCCACGACTACTACAACGAGCCTTGTCTGCTGTCCTGCTTCCACACCTTCTGTGCCCGTTGCATACGCGGCCCTCATCTTGATGGAAAGGTCTCCTGTCCCATCTGCGG GCAACAGACACAGCTGAAGGATGGGGCACAACTACCACCACCCGATCAGCTGATACTACAGTTGGTTGAGCTAACGAACTCTGAGAATCCACCCTGTGCCAATTGCGACAAGCATGACAAGTCTTCTATGTTCTTTTGTACAACATGTG GACAAGCACTGTGCACCCACTGCAGGGAGAATACTCACCGTGCGAAGATGTTCTCCACGCACGAGGTGGTGCACATGAGCAAATGTGCCAAGGACAACCAGCGTCGCTGCCCCCTCCACGGTGAACAGTACATAATGTACAGCCAGAGCGCAAAATGCATGCTCTGTGCGACGTGCTTCCGCGACACGCCGGCGGACGCCAGGCCCCACTGCGTAGACATCGAGAGCGCCTGGCAGCAGGcgtcgaagaagatggagaGGGCGGTGAACTCGATCTGCGAGCTGCAGGCGGGCATCAGGGACGGCGTGGTGGCCCTGAAATCGCAGCTGGACGAGCTACGGCACAGCAGGGAGTCGGAGCAAAGGGCGCTCAACACCTTCTGCCAGGGAATGCAGGAGGTGATCACGAAAACCCACGGGACGGTACTGACGGAGCTCCAACGGCAGTTCGAGAGCAAAGAGAGGGTGGTCCGTGGTCAGCTGTTCTCCCTAGGTAGCGCGCTTCCCGTACTACAGATGCATTTGATGTTGTGCACCGCTTTCACCAGCGGCGCGACGAAATATCAATTTCTCGAGCTAGCCCATCCGATGCTGGAGCGGTTGAGCCGCGTGGCCCAGCTGGGATACCCGTCGAGGCCGCCTTTGCTCACCGCCCACCTAAAGACCAACTACAGGTGCGAGTTCGCCAGGGCGTTGCAGCCGTTCGTCGGTCAGTCCCAGGCGTCCAAGGAGTCCCTGTACGACCAGACCCACGGGATGGGCCAGCAGGAGCCGCCTGTGATTCAG AGCAGCAAGACCACCCAGAGGATCCCGCCAAAGAGTGGAGGCGAAAGTGGGCCCTTCTCCCATCACTGCCGAACCTTTGACACTCAGCTCAAGGAATTGAACCAACAGTTGCTCACGGTGAAAGAAAGGCTGGGGGAGCTTCATCGTGACGTGGCTCTTCTCCGAAGGGCCAACACCCCCCCGTTGGGGACCCGCTACGACCACGTGGCCAGGGACTGTCGGGTGTTGAGGCAGCAGTTGGAAAACCATCAGATAGAGTTAGAACGGCTCAAGAACGTCTTCGACACGTTATGGGACGAGCAGTTGTGCAGGATCCACATAGAGAAGGACATCTTTCATTCTCAG ATGAACGACATCCTGTCGCTGAGGAATCAGGTGAAGCAGCTGCAGAACCTGGCCCAGCAGCTGGAGCCGTTCATAAAGTCCTTCACGACCGGAGTCAGCGCTGGCGAAGTGAGCATGTCAGCCTCGGACGCTGCCAGCAACCAGCAGCTACAAGTGCTGCTGGAGCATTTGGCGCGCTTGCAGATGCAGGAGCCGCCGCAGCAACCGCAGACCCAAGCTCCCACCAAGGAGCACCGCCACTCGCGTAACACTTCCACCAGCGCCGACAACGCGCTCTATATGAAAG AGTCGAAGGAGATGCCGACGCGTTGTCGCACACCCTCGGGCGGTGTGGGTGCAGTGCTCGACTCAAGCGGGAACATCGTGGTTTACGGAACGGCCAAGTCCACCGACTCGAAGAGAGGAGTCCTGAGTCAATTGATGGAAAAGGCCTGGACCAAGGAGGACCGGAAGAAGTCGCCGGGTAGAGAGGAGGGCCGCGATCGCAGCCAGAGCCGGCGATCGAGGAAGTCACCGGACAGCGCCAAGCCGAAGACACCGCCCGGCCACTCGACCACCAGCAAAGTACGCTCCCTGTATCGGTCCCTGAAGGGTGGCAGCGGCGACACCTCCGCCGAGGGACTCGACCAACCGGAACGGTGCACAGACGCCCAGAAACCACAGTCACACACGGCTG GCGAGGAAGGGGAGTACCAACGAATCTCCGAGGCGTCGAGCCTAGGGGAGGCCAAGAAACGCGTGCAGGCCCAGGTGCATGCGGTTCCTGACGAGCAACCGCTCCCTGCTAACAAGGGCACTAAGGTGTACCCTGCCAGCGACCCGGAAGACGTCCTCTACGGAGACGATAAAGCGTCCACGGAAGTGAGGAGGCGTCGGCGAGCCAGCTGCGACAGCCTCAGCACCACCGGGTCCGGCAGCAGGCGGTCAAGCATCGCGGATGGGACGGTAGGTGAATCCGTTCCGGATCCAAGGAAAACGCTGGTTGTGTTGATCGGGCCTACGCCTGCGAAGTCGTCTCTGGTGCAGAAGCAGCGCTCCTGGGAAACGTTCCCCAGGCTAAAAAGCAAGCGCAGCAGTACCACTGCTGCCGAGGGGACTGCTTCCTCTTTCGGCCAGCTGAAAAAAGCAGACAGCTTCGAGGGACACGAGGAAACGGTGCGCACCTTGGTGGCAGCGGTGCAGGAGACCAGGTCTCACCTGCGACACCATCACGCGTACCACCATCGCCATCACCGCAAGAGCAAGACAAACTAA